In Physeter macrocephalus isolate SW-GA unplaced genomic scaffold, ASM283717v5 random_758, whole genome shotgun sequence, the genomic stretch GGGGCCAGCTCTGTGTCTCCCCGCTCCAGGGGCTGCTGCTGGGGACAGAGATACCCGAGTGGGGAGACAGCCCACTGCCCTGTTCCTGCAGAGCCTTCGCTCCCTGTCACCAGGCCTCACCTTGTCAGGTCTGGCACCCAATGttgtctcctcctcctcagcagGTAGCAGTATCATGGAGTAGGCCTTGCTTTCCCGAGTGTATCGAGGCCGACTCCTGCGGGTAGGGTCAGGGCTGCTGGTGCCCCCCTCAGCCCCACCAGCCTCCTCACCACGGCCAGGACGGGCTGGTGGCCGAAGCAAGTCCCCAAGTGTGGTTTTTCGAGAGCGGGGAGCTGCCCCAGGGCTGGTCTCTAGATCAGGCCGTGACCCACGTGTTGAACGAGGCTTCTTGAAGGCAAAGAGAGTGCCCAGCTTCTTTCGAAGTGTACGGGGGACAGGGGTGGTACCCCCCTCGGCTGCCGGGTCCTCCTCGGGGGCCCAGCTGTGGGGACAGCCAGCAGTAAGTGGGAAGGCCCATGGAGCAttccaccctctcccaccccttgcAATTGCCCCTTACTCACAGGCGATCCTGATGGATCACCCTTTTGGAGAAGAATTCCTCCACGCCCTCGTCCACACGGGCACTGAGCCCATTCCCTTCCTGCGGCAGGGCCGGGGGCACCTGAGGAACACCACAGGGTTAAGGCTCCGGGCTGAGTGTAACCGTGACTTCTCTCCACCTTCCTTGTCCAACGGCAGGCTCTGGGCAACTCCAGGACTTGGGAGCTGCAGTGACCCTATAGGGCTGCGGACACAAGCTCTCCCACTGTCCAGCTGGTGGGCAGAGATGCTGGTTTCACGTACCCCCCTCGCCTGTAGTTGGCCCTGCACATACCCAGTTCACACCCATGCTTGTCCCACAGAGTATCCTAAACACCCTGAACCACCTGGTCACCAGCGggctagagcccacgcacccgcTGGGTCACACGTTCCCACTTGCCACCCCCTCTGCTCCAAACAGTTCCCTGCAgtaccctccaccccaccccaccccacccagcctgCTGCCGGCTCAGCGGCGCCTGCTGCTGCGTCAGACCCTCTGGGGGGCCTCAAGCCGGCTCCTCCCCGCCTCTGGCCCCGTGCCCACTGCCCGcgccacacacacacccgcacCGGACGTGCAGTAAACGCAGGATTGTCCCCACAGCCAGGGGCCCAGCATCTTTCATTAACCCCGGGGGAGGGAGGATAAGACAGACGCCCCCTCTCGCACATCTACCCATGCAGCGGCCAACCTGAGGCAGAGTCCTACACCCAAGCGCTCCCCCAACGAAATCCACACACTCGTGACCCCGCATGagtatggggtggggggttggccAGGAAGAAGCCAGAACTCGGCATTATGACCAGGTGGTCTTGGGCAACCCACCTCCCTGCCGGCCATCACCCATAAGGCGCGAACGGGCCACTCGCGACCCCCAATTCCACGAGCTCTGGAGTGGGGGTAGGGCGCTCACCTGGGGGCCCCCCGGCGGCGGGCGGTGGTGGTGCTGGCGCCGTGGCCGCGGCCGGGCCCGGGTCGGATGGCGCAGGGGCTGCCCGGCGGGTGGCAGGTCCATGCGAGGCAACGGGCCGGCCGGGGGCCCAGGGGCGGCGGGGCTCGGAGAGCCGCGAGCGGATGGCCCCGCCTGCGGCTCTGCATCTTCCCCCGGAGCCGCCAGCTCGGGCTCCGGCTCTGGTTCCTCAGCAGCACCTGAGGGGAGAGCACCAGAAGAGCACCGAGCGCCAAGCCCAGggaggtggcggcggcggcggcgctagGGCGGCGGGGGACCCGCCCAGGGCGCGGGGAGGGGCCCAGCTACgctgcccgcccccccacccgcccctcccccgccgccgctGTCCGTGGTGCTGAGCGCGGCCCCGAGCGGCGCGCGGCGCCGCCAAGCATGCGCATCCTGGGGGTAGGAAAGGGGtagggggggcggggaggcaacGAGGTGAGAGGAGACTGTGTCCCGGCCCTGGTCTGCTCAGGTCCCACCCTGTGCTAACTGACCACAGCGGACCCCAACTTGGCACGTTGCACGGGGGTCCTGGCCCAGCCCACTCAAGGGTCAGGGAGTTCCCGGGACAGGGGTGAATGTATGTGTCCAGGTGTCCAGGTCTAATGGAACTTCAGCCCAACCTGAGAAGCTCTCTTCCCCCGGGCCCTGACTTACTGTGAATGGAGGGGACCAGGTGAAGACAGCGGTTGGATTCAGGCCACTTCCGTGGAGGACTGTCATCCTGGTGGGGAAGACACAAACTCAGCCTGGGGTGGCAGGGAGCTGCCTCCCCTCCTTCCACACTCCAGAACAAGATGGGAAAATCTAGGGTTCTAGGCCCAGAGTTCTAGGACCACCTACCTTCTGCTCCTCttcattctccttttccttctcctcctcaggGAAGAAAAGACCTTCCAATTCCCCAGGCCCAAGGGGGCTGGGCTCACCTCCATCTAGTGCCGGTATGACAGGGGGCATTGCCTCTGTTGCCTGTTGAGCCAGACTCTCCACCTGCAATACCAGGCACCCCAAAGATGGGAGGCAGGGCCTCAGCCATAGTCGTATCAGTGCAAAGGGAACCCTGAAATACCCCTGGGCTATCTGACCCCAGAAGATATTACAGAACCCCTGCAAGGCAGTGGCCaggtcactgtgtgtgtgtgtttgtgtgtgtgtgtatgtgtgtgtatgtatgtatgtgtgtgtgtgcgcgtgtgtgtgcgtgtgtgtgtgtgtgtgtgtgtgtgtaagcacgCAGTTCCTGCTCACCAGCCGATCCCGGGCTGCGCTCAGACCCGCCACAGCCTGAGCCACAATGCTCTCTGCCAAGGTCCCTGTGACTGACAGGCGCATGTCCCTGATGGCAACAGAGGGCAAGGGTTAATGTGCTGTCTCTACCCAGCCCAACCCAGCCCAGCCCTATCCAGCCTACCTGAGCCTCGTGAAGGCATCTTGCAGCAGGTGCTCTGGGAGCAGCTCTGGGAGACCCCTTGAGCCTCCCAGGACCCCCTCTAGCTGCTCCCTCCACCTGGGTCCCTGCAGCATCTGTGGGCAGAGGCTCCTTGTGGTGTCCAGTGTGGTCTGAGTGAAGTCCTGGGCAAAGGTCAGAGCATGGTGAGGGTGTGGCTGGGGACCAGACCAATTGGCTTGAGGCTCCAACCCTCACAGACCATTGACTCAGGGGATATCACAGGCAAGCCTATGGAAGGGGGTCAAGCCTGAAtatggaggtggggctggggcaaGGGCACTATCTCACCTGAATGTCCCGGCGGCAGACCTCGCCCACCTGTCCCAGGAGGCCCTCCAGCTTCTGCCGCAGCTGCCATTGGTGGCTTGGGGAGCTCCCAGCCTCATGTAGAATGGGGAGAATCTGGAGGccaaggaggaaaaggagttGCAAATTGACACCTAAGAGGGGAAGGGTCCTTGTAGTGGGAGGGGGCGCTCACACTGAGAGAGAAGTTGGCGTTTTGGATGGCATCCTCCGCCTGGTGCACAGCAGCTTCACCCTGGGGCCCAGCCCCACAGCCCAGCAACTCCACATGCTCCTGCACCGACTGACACAGTTCATTCACTTCCTGGAGGGCAAGAGGAAATCAGTCTCAGCCTggtcccctccccatcctctgacTGCCTCCTTCCCAAGGTCACCAACAGGGTGAGTGAGGTCCTGAAACTGATACCATCAGGACAGCCACTTAGGGACCCTATCTGTTCAAGGAGGGAGAGCAATGTCTCCTTTAGTTCATTGTAGGTATTTTATATGTACTTCCTAAGTGTCCAGAATAGGAAGGAAAAGAGCTGTTAGTCATGTCAGTGTTTTAGAAGCTCAGTCTGTTCATCATCCAGCTAGAGGACAGATTGAGGGATGAAGATAATTGGGAGTGAGGAGCCATGGAGGAAGGACCAGGGGGAGAGAAGGATAGGTGGGGTGGGAGTAAAGAGTGGTGTGTTTGAGAGAGTCGGTCAAGAGGCAGAACCAAGGAGGTCTGTGGGGGCTTCGGTGTAGCCAAGAGAGACATGGACTGAAGCTCTGTCCACAGCACTTGGTGGGTGTGGGCACCAGCGAGACTGGGCTCCAGagtagagagaagagagagatgtggGAGATGATGAGATCACTTGAAGACACAGAATGTGAAGCCCCTGCAGGATGTCTGGGTCACGATGCCTGGGCTCTGGAGCTTGGGAGAGAATTGGGAATTGCGAATGGATGGATGGGGAACATCTCACCAAGACAAGGTACTGGAGGAAGATGAAGCCAGAAAAAGGGTCTCTGGGTTTGGCCACAACAAAGGTCagtggagaagggagggaagccCCGTGAATGGGAAGTCACAGGTGGGGCTACAGTTGGGGGTGGAGAGAAATgattgaagattttaaaatacccCCTGTCTTTAACAGGGGAGCCTATTTAAATGCTTTAAGGGAATTcctgcagtccagtggttaggactccacacttccactgcagcaggcccggggtcaatccctggtccgggaactaagatcccgcaagctgtgcagagcagccagaaaataaaaaaataaaactaaaaataaaaggtttgtAGGAAATACACACCGTAAAGTATTTGCATAGGTGACAGGGCATATTGCTGGCAACATACTCTTAAATAGCTCAGGACAAAAAAAGTTCTGTGTGCTAgtcttgtaatttttctgtaagtttaaaattagttcaaaattaaaagaaagggggaaaaatgctttaaaaaagcaACTAGGACTGTTATTTGGGGGAACTATTTCAAGAGCCTTTGGCTCCTCTGCAGATCAAGGAAAGGGACTTGTCTGGGACAGCAGGATTCAGGCACCATGGCCCCAGGAAAGTCAGAGCCTCAGACTTATGGAGGCTCTCAGCTGCCACAGCTCTCCCCATCCCCTACCTTCTGTGTGTGCTCAACGTCGAGGGAGGGGATTCTGACCTGTTCGGAGGGGTCTGACCCCAGACCTGATGGCTTCGGGCGGGAGGTGCAGTCAGTAGAAGCGTGGTCTGCGCGGTTGTTCCGCAGGAGACAGGCTTGGATCTGGGCACAAGAGATATTGagaagtggtggggggtggggccaAGGCAGAGAGGAGGGCGGGGAAGAGAGGGAACCCCCACCTGGTGCACGGCACGTGCTGTCAGTTCAGGGCGGCTGCGCTGCGCCTGGGCCACATCGTTCAGTGGCAGAGGCATGGCCTTCAGGCTGCGGTTCTGCTCCAGGGCCTGTGCCACGTCCAGCAGGCCCAGAGCAGACGTGTGGTTCCGGTCCCAGACCACAGACCTGGGCCGGGCCAGGGTTCAGTCGGGGGCGGAGCTCTGCAAGGCCCCACCCAACCCCGCTTGCCTTTCCATTCGTCTGGAGCAACCCTGCGCTCCACTTGCTCCGCTTTGTTCAGCTCTGCCCCTTAGCCCAGTTAAGCCCCTCCATACACGCCCTCCTCCCCCATTGGCCCCATCACTCTGACCCCGCCCACCGGAGCCTCGTGTTGACCCGAAGCGCCTTGGCCAGCATCTTGGCGCCGGTGTCCCCCATGGCGTTGCCGCTGATATCCAGGGCTGTCAGGTTAGGATTGGCGCCCAGGGCCCGGAGCAGGACGCTGGCGCCCAGTTTCAGTCGCGACTCAGCCACGGACAGAGACTGCAGGGGCTGGGGTTAAGAGAAAGCCGTTTGTGGTTGGAGTCAGGGGTCAGCAAGCAAGGCAGGTCAGGGAGCAGGAGTAAGAGCGGTCACAGGGGTCCACTGCCTGAGGATCCCGCATGGTTCCGTGAACTCACACAGTCGTCATCCTGCATGAGCTGAACAATCCGGTGCAGGACGTCGTCCAGGGTCTCCCTGTGGGCAGGGGCAGCGGTTGGCGGGAGACCAGGGTGGTGGGGTGCTGTTGGGAGGCCCAGGAGTGAGATGGGGGCTCACTTGCACCGGACGTTGAAGTTCCTTCCAAGCGCCACGTGTCGCAGGGACCGACTCCTCCCGATGGCCAGCACCAGAGTCACCATGTCTGAGCCGAAGCCTGGGGGTGGCTCAGGTCAGGCACAAGGCGAGGCTGCgggagtgggaggggtggggatttGGTGGATGGTGGGAGGATGGGTTTCTGGGCGGCCTCACCATTATCCGCCAGATCCAGGGAGCTCACTGCGCCAGCGTCGCACACTAAGTCTTGAATCACCTGAGCGCCGGCGGAGCGCAGCTGAAGGTGGAAGGTGGAACGCGCTCAGGCCAACAGGCCACAGGTGGGGAGGATCAGGCCCCCAACTGCCCAGCGCTTCCGCCTcgcagccccagccccacagccGATGTGTGGGCCCACTGCCCGCTCTCGTCTCCGGGCCGCGCGCTCACCTCACAAGCGCTGAGGTCCAGATGCAGGTCGTCCATGTGCGTGTTGAGCGCGAGGCCTTCCAA encodes the following:
- the CARMIL2 gene encoding LOW QUALITY PROTEIN: capping protein, Arp2/3 and myosin-I linker protein 2 (The sequence of the model RefSeq protein was modified relative to this genomic sequence to represent the inferred CDS: deleted 1 base in 1 codon; substituted 1 base at 1 genomic stop codon): MAQTPDGISCELRGEITRFLWPKEAELLLKTWLPEREGAEQGHVLALLRWRAYLLHTCVPLRVDCTFSYLEVQAMALQEAPPQVTFELESLPELVLEFPGVAALEQLAQHIAAAIRKVFPCSTLGKLFRRPTTPSMLARLERSSPSEATSPSSPCGGFSETYEALCDYNGFPFREEIQWDVDTIYHRQGCRHFSLGDFSHLGSRDLALSVAALSYNLWFRCLSCVDMKLSLEVLEQILHMMSQSSHLEELVLETCGLRGDFVRRLAQALAGHTSSGLRELSLAGNVLDDRGVAALSRHLEHHPGALRRLTLAQTGLTPRGMRALGRALAFNAAFDSALTHLDLSGNPGALGSSEDNGGLYSFLSRPNVLTFLNLAGTDTALDTVRGWSMGEMLCRAGRAXGPRFDWRAGRKGLSPPASVAHTLLPQLFASLSRGCCTSLTHLDASRNVFSRTKSRAAPDALQLFLSRAGTLRHLCLAGCKLPPDALRALLEGLALNTHMDDLHLDLSACELRSAGAQVIQDLVCDAGAVSSLDLADNGFGSDMVTLVLAIGRSRSLRHVALGRNFNVRCKETLDDVLHRIVQLMQDDDCPLQSLSVAESRLKLGASVLLRALGANPNLTALDISGNAMGDTGAKMLAKALRVNTRLRSVVWDRNHTSALGLLDVAQALEQNRSLKAMPLPLNDVAQAQRSRPELTARAVHQIQACLLRNNRADHASTDCTSRPKPSGLGSDPSEQEVNELCQSVQEHVELLGCGAGPQGEAAVHQAEDAIQNANFSLSILPILHEAGSSPSHQWQLRQKLEGLLGQVGEVCRRDIQDFTQTTLDTTRSLCPQMLQGPRWREQLEGVLGGSRGLPELLPEHLLQDAFTRLRDMRLSVTGTLAESIVAQAVAGLSAARDRLVESLAQQATEAMPPVIPALDGGEPSPLGPGELEGLFFPEEEKEKENEEEQKDDSPPRKWPESNRCLHLVPSIHSAAEEPEPEPELAAPGEDAEPQAGPSARGSPSPAAPGPPAGPLPRMDLPPAGQPLRHPTRARPRPRRQHHHRPPPGGPQVPPALPQEGNGLSARVDEGVEEFFSKRVIHQDRLWAPEEDPAAEGGTTPVPRTLRKKLGTLFAFKKPRSTRGSRPDLETSPGAAPRSRKTTLGDLLRPPARPGRGEEAGGAEGGTSSPDPTRRSRPRYTRESKAYSMILLPAEEEETTLGARPDKQQPLERGDTELAPTFEQRVQVMLQRIGVSRGSGSAEGKRKQSKDGEIKKAGSDGDIMDSSTEAPPISIKSRTHSVSADPSCRPGPGGQGPESATWKTLGQQLNAELRSRGWGQQDGPGPPSPCPSPSPRRASPSPDSLGLPEDSCLGSRNEDGQLRPRPLLAGRRAVSVHEDQLQAPVERPLRLQRSPVLKRRPKLEAPPSPSIGSGLGAEPLPPQSTEPSGPERSPPSPATDQRGGGPNP